A genomic window from Thermococcus nautili includes:
- a CDS encoding ASCH domain-containing protein, translating to MKHLEFDGKYADAILKGKKRATVRLGRKPNLREGDTVLIHAGGYALGKAVIERVESKTVKELTDEDAFLDGFSSREELIRALKEHYKYVNDDSKAHVIVFRLVEKFDKPVMSSDYAYEGNLPVEIAEKALKYLDLSEEDRKLIELFLKTGSLRKAAYRLGGLNKRYLIRDALRRAYEELKKKGIMGPKL from the coding sequence ATGAAGCACCTCGAGTTCGATGGGAAGTACGCCGATGCTATACTGAAAGGGAAGAAGAGAGCAACCGTCAGGCTGGGCAGAAAACCGAACCTCAGGGAGGGGGACACGGTTCTAATCCACGCCGGCGGCTACGCCCTCGGAAAGGCCGTAATCGAGAGGGTCGAGAGCAAAACTGTGAAGGAGCTCACCGATGAAGATGCATTCCTCGACGGCTTCTCGAGCAGGGAGGAGCTGATTAGGGCTTTGAAGGAGCACTACAAGTACGTAAACGACGACTCCAAGGCCCACGTGATAGTCTTCCGCCTCGTGGAGAAGTTTGACAAACCGGTTATGAGCTCGGACTACGCCTACGAGGGCAACCTGCCGGTTGAGATAGCCGAGAAGGCGTTAAAGTACCTCGACCTGTCCGAGGAGGACAGGAAGCTGATAGAGCTTTTCCTCAAAACGGGAAGCCTCAGGAAAGCCGCCTACAGGCTCGGCGGCCTGAACAAGCGCTACCTTATAAGGGACGCGCTGAGAAGGGCCTACGAGGAGCTGAAGAAGAAAGGAATCATGGGGCCGAAGCTTTAA
- a CDS encoding ABC transporter ATP-binding protein, producing the protein MIVLENVRKAIRGKEVLRGVSLTVKPSEIHAYLGHNGAGKTTTFRLILGLLVPDSGRIEVLGVNPLKNPEVRARIGYLPEYDLLYPNLTVLDNLRRYALLKGVYDEDELGELLDFFELEEYADKKVSSLSSGTRRRVAIARAFLGSPEVLILDEPTRGLDPEWRLRFKRFLREYARKKDASIVFSTHILSDVDEVCDTVTVIREGRVLFSGSLGEFRKSAPAEEAVLVKVADVERAIAVLRERGYSPEVVNGYIALRNVEPSEVNALLVKAGLRVEEIKRTEPSLEEVYARLYEG; encoded by the coding sequence ATGATAGTCCTTGAGAACGTCCGGAAGGCCATAAGGGGAAAAGAAGTCCTCCGCGGGGTAAGCTTGACCGTAAAGCCGAGCGAAATCCACGCCTACCTCGGCCACAACGGGGCCGGCAAGACGACAACCTTTCGCCTTATTCTCGGTCTCCTCGTCCCCGACTCCGGCCGGATTGAGGTACTCGGAGTCAACCCGCTCAAGAACCCAGAGGTGAGGGCGAGAATTGGATACCTTCCGGAGTACGACCTCCTCTATCCAAACCTCACTGTCCTCGACAACCTCAGGCGCTACGCCCTGCTGAAGGGGGTTTACGACGAGGATGAGCTTGGAGAGCTCCTCGACTTCTTCGAACTTGAAGAATACGCGGACAAAAAGGTCTCCTCCCTCTCCAGTGGGACGCGGAGGAGGGTTGCGATAGCGCGGGCCTTTCTCGGGAGCCCCGAGGTTCTAATCCTCGACGAGCCGACGAGGGGCCTCGACCCCGAGTGGAGGCTGAGGTTCAAGCGGTTCCTGAGGGAGTACGCAAGGAAGAAGGATGCCTCCATCGTTTTCTCGACGCACATCCTCAGCGACGTCGATGAGGTCTGCGACACCGTGACGGTAATCCGCGAGGGTCGGGTTCTCTTCTCCGGAAGCCTGGGGGAGTTCAGGAAGAGTGCGCCGGCGGAAGAGGCCGTCCTCGTGAAGGTGGCCGATGTTGAGAGGGCCATCGCGGTTCTCCGGGAGAGGGGCTATTCCCCCGAGGTCGTGAATGGTTACATAGCCCTGAGGAACGTCGAGCCGTCGGAGGTGAACGCACTCCTTGTGAAAGCCGGCCTGAGGGTCGAGGAAATTAAAAGGACGGAGCCGAGCCTTGAGGAGGTCTACGCGAGGCTTTATGAGGGGTGA
- a CDS encoding MFS transporter, which produces MKMILVSVVIFYSRNIITPVLTVYFKDALGLSYSQVGYLYSLYLLVMFATDVFTGGIADRYGRRKTLAIGLLLYGLSMALIGAFRNFFVCAPAYALAALGSSFISGTLQAWYFTEVKTRGLERNETKKAYGLLRSINSANSLLIGIITATIVALTGMRSVFYAAAVLNFLGALLAVLLLNENYGDKGKSILSIVREGISFIIHTHILRYLFIADMLFTLPHLHFIYVWQLYFTNVLNLKVETLGLLYSLKSVMGILAGFLILWVGKGKKESHAPLFRVSLSLMLLSYLLFAGMHAKIIGVLALALYSLGETIYFTGYTLLINDVIPNEYRSTIISTRMSASALVGALFYALIGRLVNFSGLVGSFALMIPVFALLGLIYIWVFRMVST; this is translated from the coding sequence ATGAAAATGATTCTGGTTAGTGTTGTTATCTTTTACAGCAGAAACATCATAACGCCTGTTCTCACAGTTTACTTCAAGGATGCCCTTGGTCTGAGCTATTCACAGGTTGGCTACCTGTATTCGCTCTATCTTCTCGTCATGTTTGCAACCGACGTTTTTACAGGCGGAATTGCCGACAGGTACGGAAGAAGGAAAACCCTCGCCATCGGTCTGCTCCTTTACGGCCTCAGCATGGCACTCATAGGTGCTTTCCGTAACTTCTTCGTATGTGCTCCAGCCTATGCCCTTGCCGCTCTTGGTTCTTCCTTCATCTCGGGGACCCTTCAGGCTTGGTACTTCACAGAGGTCAAAACCCGGGGTTTGGAAAGGAATGAGACCAAGAAGGCCTACGGTTTGTTGAGGTCGATAAACAGTGCGAATTCACTCCTGATAGGTATTATCACTGCCACAATCGTTGCTCTCACAGGGATGAGGAGTGTTTTCTACGCCGCGGCCGTCCTGAACTTTCTCGGGGCCCTTCTTGCGGTTCTCCTTCTTAACGAAAACTACGGAGATAAGGGGAAGAGTATCCTGTCAATAGTTAGGGAGGGTATTTCCTTCATTATCCACACTCACATTCTGCGCTACCTTTTTATCGCGGATATGCTCTTTACACTTCCCCACTTACACTTCATATACGTGTGGCAACTATACTTTACCAACGTTCTTAACCTCAAAGTGGAAACTCTTGGCTTGCTCTACTCTCTGAAATCCGTGATGGGAATATTGGCAGGATTTCTGATTTTGTGGGTTGGAAAGGGTAAGAAGGAATCCCACGCTCCGCTGTTTAGGGTTTCTCTTTCATTGATGCTCCTCTCCTATCTGCTGTTCGCTGGAATGCACGCCAAAATTATAGGTGTCTTGGCACTGGCTCTATACTCCCTCGGAGAGACGATTTACTTCACCGGTTACACTCTCTTAATCAATGATGTCATTCCAAACGAGTACCGCAGTACAATAATCTCGACGAGGATGAGCGCCTCCGCTTTGGTTGGCGCCTTGTTCTACGCTCTAATTGGCAGATTGGTGAATTTTTCTGGACTCGTCGGAAGTTTTGCCCTTATGATACCTGTGTTTGCTCTCCTTGGCCTCATTTACATATGGGTTTTTAGAATGGTGAGCACCTAA
- a CDS encoding ArsR/SmtB family transcription factor, with translation MRLEEIAKLLDGLGHPLRLRIVALLAEEGRPMYLNEIARSLGVSRGLAKIHLKKLEKAGIVKSRLVIDEERGKALRFYELLPFELHVSPESIRGWLDGE, from the coding sequence ATGCGGCTGGAGGAGATAGCGAAGCTCCTTGACGGCCTTGGACACCCGCTCAGACTCAGGATAGTCGCCTTGCTCGCGGAAGAGGGAAGGCCAATGTACCTCAACGAGATAGCCCGCTCCCTGGGAGTAAGCAGGGGGCTGGCAAAGATACACCTGAAAAAGCTTGAAAAGGCCGGAATCGTGAAAAGCAGGCTTGTGATTGATGAGGAGAGGGGCAAGGCCCTTCGATTCTATGAGCTCCTTCCCTTTGAGCTTCACGTAAGTCCCGAGTCCATAAGGGGGTGGTTGGATGGGGAGTAG
- a CDS encoding TIGR02253 family HAD-type hydrolase — MKAVFFDFVGTLITKDGENVTHLNIIREVLRRANAELNAEEVWRAYEEESSRLFSELAGKEARKIREVDTEALRRVAERYGFSVPKDFWNISLEMHARYGELFPDAVETIEALKALGLHVGIITDSDNDYIESHLKALGIYDLFDSITTSEEAGYFKPHPRPFQLALEKAGVKPEEALYVGDNPKKDCVGAKNVGMTSVLLDPKTEKRELWGNCDFVVSKLGDVVEIVKGLMEK, encoded by the coding sequence ATGAAGGCGGTCTTCTTCGACTTCGTCGGGACGCTCATAACGAAGGACGGCGAAAACGTAACGCACCTCAACATAATCCGCGAGGTTCTCAGGAGGGCCAACGCCGAGCTCAACGCCGAGGAGGTTTGGAGGGCCTACGAGGAGGAGAGCTCGAGGCTCTTCAGTGAACTGGCAGGCAAAGAGGCGAGGAAAATCCGCGAGGTCGATACGGAAGCTTTAAGGCGCGTCGCAGAGCGCTACGGCTTCTCGGTTCCAAAGGACTTCTGGAACATCAGCCTTGAAATGCACGCTCGCTATGGGGAACTCTTCCCCGATGCCGTCGAGACGATTGAGGCGCTCAAGGCGCTCGGCCTCCACGTGGGAATCATAACCGACTCGGACAACGACTACATCGAGAGCCACCTAAAAGCACTCGGAATCTACGACCTCTTCGACTCGATAACCACCAGCGAGGAAGCGGGCTACTTCAAGCCCCACCCGAGGCCCTTCCAGCTGGCCCTCGAAAAGGCGGGTGTAAAGCCGGAGGAGGCCCTCTACGTCGGCGACAACCCGAAGAAAGACTGCGTTGGAGCCAAGAACGTCGGCATGACGAGCGTCCTCCTCGACCCGAAGACCGAGAAGAGGGAGCTCTGGGGCAACTGCGACTTCGTGGTCTCCAAACTCGGCGACGTCGTTGAAATAGTGAAGGGCCTGATGGAAAAATGA
- a CDS encoding transglutaminase domain-containing protein, with translation MKVKRTAVLLILALIVLASGCLVKPPAKVTFSIDKTTVPPGGTFHIIVTVNNTGKVGLVGATLILGNDNFQIVQEPRFPPVLKVGQSTQLVWIIRAPSRPGIYTFQVSLELRDELKRTWTGFYGHFRITVSTEENVPVRLSLNVSAPKRVFGGDEIPVTVEITNEYDEEVELLKVSFVPLPGMKVLGAPTPPRVIPPEESVTLRYTFKAPYAYRDGFVSVLVQYRVGTAEKSMAKSFRIQVVWQPWEATVEQLKEAYGENYAWTASGHIVDRYWEEKYNSSSVFNATTFKPATLAIIGNASSEYQAAVELYKWIKAVYNFTDNTTTLNPKELLRMETISPREAQILITAMLRSINVPARVVGLYNGVDCTAHPITEFYTGDGWYVIDFSHDFIGPLDEYLASPYFPRLYQLITTRGYRLVALKYGTGLHNHVDVTTQFTNDLEDRLMNVIMNRVKPSLRSKLDLVLNGLNEQEKLYALFLFASAPNEAELNEVLSEWSADKIQKNIKVLYEFYRDIPWRDDFTYYWRVFTGEV, from the coding sequence ATGAAGGTGAAGAGAACGGCCGTCCTTCTGATACTCGCGCTCATCGTGCTCGCGTCCGGTTGCCTCGTGAAGCCACCGGCGAAGGTTACCTTCTCGATTGACAAGACGACTGTACCCCCCGGCGGAACGTTCCACATAATCGTGACCGTCAACAACACGGGAAAGGTCGGGCTCGTCGGGGCCACACTAATCCTGGGCAACGACAACTTTCAGATAGTCCAGGAGCCAAGGTTTCCGCCCGTTCTAAAGGTCGGCCAGTCAACCCAGCTCGTCTGGATAATCCGCGCTCCCTCAAGGCCCGGAATATACACCTTCCAGGTCTCCCTGGAACTGCGGGACGAACTTAAGAGAACCTGGACGGGTTTCTACGGCCACTTCAGGATAACCGTCTCCACAGAGGAGAACGTTCCGGTGAGGCTCTCGCTGAACGTGAGCGCACCCAAGAGGGTTTTCGGAGGCGACGAGATTCCCGTAACCGTTGAGATAACCAACGAGTACGACGAAGAGGTCGAGCTCCTCAAGGTGAGCTTCGTGCCCCTGCCAGGGATGAAAGTTCTCGGGGCGCCAACACCTCCGAGGGTTATCCCCCCAGAGGAGAGCGTGACCCTCCGCTACACCTTCAAGGCACCCTACGCCTACCGCGACGGTTTCGTCTCGGTTCTCGTCCAGTACCGCGTCGGAACAGCTGAGAAGAGCATGGCAAAGAGCTTTAGAATTCAGGTCGTCTGGCAACCCTGGGAGGCAACGGTCGAACAGCTGAAGGAAGCGTACGGGGAGAACTACGCCTGGACGGCCAGCGGGCACATCGTTGACAGGTACTGGGAGGAGAAGTACAACTCAAGCTCGGTTTTCAACGCAACGACGTTTAAACCCGCAACTCTGGCGATAATCGGGAACGCGAGCTCCGAGTACCAGGCGGCGGTTGAGCTTTACAAGTGGATTAAGGCAGTCTACAATTTCACGGACAACACGACGACCCTCAACCCGAAGGAGCTTCTCAGGATGGAAACCATAAGCCCGAGGGAGGCCCAAATCCTAATAACGGCGATGCTCAGGTCAATAAACGTTCCCGCCAGGGTTGTAGGCCTCTACAACGGCGTTGACTGCACTGCCCATCCAATTACGGAATTCTACACCGGCGACGGCTGGTACGTGATTGACTTCAGCCACGACTTCATAGGTCCCCTGGACGAGTACCTGGCCAGTCCATACTTCCCCAGGCTCTACCAGCTCATAACGACCAGGGGCTACCGTCTCGTGGCCCTCAAATACGGAACCGGCCTCCACAACCACGTTGACGTCACGACCCAGTTCACGAACGACCTCGAGGACAGGCTTATGAACGTGATTATGAACCGTGTAAAGCCGTCTCTCCGCTCCAAGCTTGACCTCGTCCTCAACGGCCTGAACGAGCAGGAGAAACTCTACGCGCTCTTCCTCTTTGCGTCGGCACCCAACGAGGCCGAGCTGAACGAGGTCCTCTCAGAGTGGAGCGCGGACAAAATCCAGAAAAACATAAAAGTCCTGTACGAGTTCTACAGGGACATACCCTGGCGCGATGATTTCACTTACTACTGGAGGGTCTTCACGGGTGAGGTGTGA
- a CDS encoding nicotinamide-nucleotide adenylyltransferase: MVKRGLFVGRFQPVHNGHMKALEFVFSQVDEVIIGIGSAQASHTLKNPFTTSERMEMLIRALDEAEFPKKRYYLIPLPDINFNAIWATYVVSMVPRFDVVFTGNSLVAQLFREKGYEVIVQPMFRKDILSATEIRKRMVEGKPWEDLVPRSVADFIREIKGCERIRMLATNLEKNEKELQAPIRIPEF; encoded by the coding sequence ATGGTCAAACGCGGTCTCTTCGTCGGTCGTTTCCAGCCCGTCCACAACGGGCACATGAAAGCTTTGGAGTTCGTATTCTCGCAGGTTGACGAGGTCATTATCGGAATCGGGAGCGCCCAGGCAAGCCACACCCTAAAGAATCCCTTCACGACGAGCGAGAGGATGGAGATGCTGATAAGGGCCCTCGATGAAGCGGAGTTCCCAAAGAAGCGCTACTACCTGATTCCTCTCCCGGACATCAACTTCAACGCCATCTGGGCGACCTACGTGGTTAGTATGGTGCCCCGCTTCGACGTCGTCTTCACAGGGAACTCGCTCGTCGCCCAGCTCTTCCGCGAGAAGGGCTACGAGGTCATCGTTCAGCCGATGTTCAGGAAGGACATCCTCTCGGCAACGGAGATAAGGAAGCGCATGGTCGAGGGGAAGCCATGGGAGGATTTGGTGCCGAGGAGCGTCGCCGATTTCATTCGGGAAATCAAGGGCTGCGAGAGAATCAGAATGCTTGCGACCAACCTTGAGAAGAACGAGAAGGAGCTCCAGGCACCGATAAGGATTCCGGAGTTCTGA
- a CDS encoding nucleotidyltransferase domain-containing protein: MRPWEVALGKFLKPWEESEVVEAAILTGSYALGLQTPRSDVDVYVILSDDVDWRERGNVFVDGFLIEYFANPVRAVRRYFEEELVQNSRSTARIILTGKVLFDKAGIVETLRAEAEEYMRKPFPKPDPLKVELAKYFLWDALDSLKNAEERGNPDYAYLYHLTLKRALESYARFLGTEIPPADKVYRLFSDKAFRRAYLFPNFPDDEFVALFLRAMKEVKTENAEVLVNHVLEKMGGFSIDGWRLRTGV; the protein is encoded by the coding sequence GTGCGTCCCTGGGAAGTTGCCCTCGGAAAGTTCCTCAAGCCCTGGGAGGAAAGCGAGGTCGTCGAGGCCGCTATCCTCACGGGAAGCTACGCCCTCGGTCTTCAAACTCCCCGCTCGGACGTGGACGTTTACGTAATCCTCTCCGACGATGTGGACTGGCGGGAGAGGGGAAACGTTTTCGTGGACGGCTTTTTGATTGAGTACTTCGCGAACCCAGTGCGGGCCGTTAGGAGGTACTTCGAGGAGGAGCTGGTTCAAAACAGCAGGAGCACCGCGAGGATAATCCTAACCGGAAAAGTCCTCTTCGACAAGGCAGGTATTGTAGAGACCCTTCGAGCCGAGGCCGAGGAGTACATGAGGAAGCCGTTTCCAAAGCCGGACCCTCTGAAAGTCGAGCTGGCCAAGTACTTCCTCTGGGACGCTCTGGACAGTTTAAAGAACGCCGAGGAAAGGGGAAACCCAGACTACGCTTACCTCTATCACCTGACCCTGAAGAGGGCGCTTGAGTCCTACGCCCGATTTCTCGGGACTGAAATACCCCCTGCGGACAAAGTTTATCGGCTCTTCAGCGATAAGGCCTTCAGAAGGGCTTATCTCTTCCCGAATTTTCCGGATGATGAATTCGTTGCCCTCTTCCTCAGGGCCATGAAAGAAGTCAAAACCGAGAACGCCGAGGTGTTAGTAAACCACGTCCTTGAGAAGATGGGCGGTTTCAGCATAGATGGCTGGAGGCTGAGGACTGGGGTTTAA
- a CDS encoding SAM hydrolase/SAM-dependent halogenase family protein has translation MITLTTDFGLKGPYVGEMKVAMLRVNPNAKLVDVTHAVTRHSIIEGSFVMEQVVKYSPPGTVHVGVIDPGVGTERKAVIIEGDQWLVVPDNGLATLPLKHINPRRAWEIDFERIKRFTGWRISSTFHGRDVFGPAGALIEKGIHPAEFAEEIPLDSMVKLDVEPRREGDLWLLKVIYVDDFGNVILNLENYGRPKAVELPDFGLRIPYLDAYGYVKPGELLALPGSHDYLEIAVNQGSASERLGLNVGDDVRVKLV, from the coding sequence GTGATAACGCTAACAACGGACTTCGGGCTCAAGGGTCCCTACGTCGGCGAGATGAAGGTCGCGATGCTCCGCGTCAACCCGAACGCGAAGCTCGTTGACGTCACCCACGCGGTAACGAGGCACTCGATAATCGAGGGCTCCTTCGTCATGGAGCAGGTGGTCAAGTACTCGCCTCCCGGAACGGTTCACGTCGGCGTCATAGACCCCGGCGTCGGGACCGAGAGGAAGGCGGTAATCATCGAGGGCGACCAGTGGCTGGTCGTTCCGGACAACGGGCTGGCAACGCTTCCGCTCAAGCACATAAACCCGAGACGCGCCTGGGAGATAGACTTTGAGAGGATTAAGCGCTTCACCGGCTGGAGGATAAGCTCTACCTTCCACGGCAGGGACGTCTTTGGGCCGGCCGGCGCGCTCATCGAGAAAGGTATTCACCCTGCGGAGTTCGCGGAGGAGATTCCGCTCGATTCGATGGTTAAGCTCGACGTCGAGCCGAGAAGGGAAGGCGACCTCTGGTTGCTGAAGGTAATCTATGTGGACGACTTTGGCAACGTAATACTCAACCTTGAGAACTACGGAAGGCCGAAGGCGGTTGAATTACCCGACTTCGGGCTGAGGATTCCTTACCTCGACGCCTACGGCTACGTGAAGCCCGGAGAACTGCTTGCACTCCCAGGAAGCCACGACTACCTCGAGATTGCCGTCAACCAGGGGAGCGCGAGCGAGAGGCTCGGCCTGAATGTTGGAGATGACGTGAGGGTGAAGCTGGTTTAG
- a CDS encoding toxin-antitoxin system TumE family protein, whose amino-acid sequence MLRELESLEKSSAVKSYEILDYKEGDSFYFLKIRAELIDGSVLYIREFVSEDEYNYSFQWQKDGKLIVRWDNAPHHKDVETYPHHKHVGSKDNVQPSKEISLEDILRVIEEKIKPQSSASSHLC is encoded by the coding sequence ATGCTGAGAGAGTTAGAATCGCTTGAGAAGAGCTCAGCAGTCAAAAGCTACGAAATCCTCGACTACAAAGAAGGGGACAGCTTTTATTTCCTGAAAATCAGGGCAGAGCTAATAGATGGGAGCGTTCTTTACATCCGGGAATTCGTATCGGAGGATGAGTATAACTACTCTTTTCAATGGCAGAAGGACGGAAAGCTTATAGTCCGCTGGGACAACGCTCCACACCACAAAGATGTTGAGACTTATCCCCACCACAAGCACGTCGGCTCAAAAGACAACGTCCAGCCTTCAAAAGAAATCTCTCTTGAGGACATCCTGAGAGTTATTGAGGAGAAAATTAAACCCCAGTCCTCAGCCTCCAGCCATCTATGCTGA
- a CDS encoding ASCH domain-containing protein has product MKVYRLFVKEEYLDFIKSGQKRIEVRVAYPQLRKIQPGDKLIFNDSVPAVVTEVKRYETFRQVLREEPIKKIFPDEPSFERAVKRFHNLYPKWKENRYGVIAIKFKLIGEGR; this is encoded by the coding sequence ATGAAGGTTTACAGACTGTTCGTCAAGGAAGAGTATCTGGACTTCATAAAGTCCGGCCAGAAGCGGATAGAGGTTCGCGTCGCTTACCCGCAACTCAGGAAAATTCAGCCCGGGGACAAGCTCATCTTCAACGACTCGGTTCCGGCCGTTGTTACCGAGGTCAAGCGCTACGAGACGTTTAGACAGGTTCTGCGCGAGGAGCCCATAAAGAAAATCTTTCCCGACGAGCCGAGCTTCGAGAGGGCGGTAAAGAGGTTCCACAACCTCTACCCCAAGTGGAAGGAGAACCGCTACGGTGTTATCGCCATAAAGTTCAAGCTCATCGGTGAGGGGCGATGA
- a CDS encoding tRNA (cytidine(56)-2'-O)-methyltransferase, with translation MIAVLRLGHRPERDKRITTHVALTARAFGADKIIIAAEEDEHVRESVEDVVRRWGGPFEITFDPSWKKILREWREKGVIVHLTMYGVHIDDAMPKLKEELRAGKDFLIVVGAEKVPREVYELAHYNVAVGNQPHSEVAALAVFLDRLLDGEGLRREFEGAKLKIIPQERGKKVIQLDG, from the coding sequence ATGATAGCGGTGCTCAGACTCGGCCACAGGCCGGAACGGGACAAGAGAATAACCACTCACGTGGCCCTGACGGCGAGGGCCTTCGGAGCCGACAAAATAATCATCGCCGCCGAGGAAGACGAGCACGTCAGGGAGAGCGTTGAGGACGTCGTGAGAAGGTGGGGAGGGCCGTTCGAGATAACCTTCGACCCCAGCTGGAAGAAAATCCTGAGGGAGTGGCGCGAGAAGGGCGTTATAGTCCACCTGACGATGTACGGGGTGCACATAGACGACGCGATGCCGAAGCTTAAGGAGGAGCTTAGGGCTGGAAAGGACTTCCTCATCGTCGTCGGCGCCGAGAAGGTTCCCAGAGAGGTTTACGAGCTGGCCCACTACAACGTGGCAGTTGGCAACCAGCCCCACAGCGAGGTGGCGGCTCTGGCGGTTTTCCTCGACAGGCTCCTCGACGGTGAGGGCCTGAGGAGGGAATTCGAGGGAGCGAAGCTCAAAATAATTCCGCAGGAGAGGGGGAAGAAGGTAATCCAGCTCGACGGGTGA
- a CDS encoding MFS transporter gives MRWSEIPKDAKAYMLYHTLIAPGLIVWILFPLYLMETGYSILEVGAFFTAVNIIAIPLTYLFGRLFNRWDIKKGLIAIDVLDGIAYVLYGLAKGAIAPIMLFAGRTIEKLSTVLYPLYRAYEQVIYPEDKYEEIFAWHLRLPEISRLITFPIMGYILGYVYPGPESYRWAFLLFGLFSAVTVAYIWRFLPSVGREERITPEGFTFKAGEFKLLLAFEALLTLAWSLAPEIVLINYVVFVLHKTVFEVTLIACASSLASIIGTYASERVPKGKGFQAIGAGMLINAFYALVMALSPPFWLALLVYAVGDFGSTFWFPFYRSWMFKLIPKEKASEFHSAISSYRKLLALFTPFVAGALASLHPTLPYAVSFGLFLLAGAMFWWLARKGIYSRTAS, from the coding sequence ATGCGCTGGAGCGAGATTCCGAAGGATGCCAAAGCCTACATGCTCTACCACACGCTCATTGCTCCCGGCCTGATAGTCTGGATACTCTTCCCGCTCTACCTCATGGAGACCGGCTACTCAATCTTAGAGGTCGGGGCGTTCTTCACAGCGGTCAACATAATCGCGATTCCCCTAACTTACCTCTTCGGCCGGCTCTTCAACCGCTGGGACATCAAGAAGGGCCTCATCGCGATAGACGTTTTAGACGGCATCGCCTACGTTTTGTACGGCCTTGCCAAGGGTGCGATAGCTCCAATTATGCTCTTCGCCGGCAGAACGATTGAGAAGCTCTCGACGGTTCTCTATCCGCTCTACCGGGCCTACGAGCAGGTAATCTACCCGGAGGACAAGTACGAGGAAATCTTTGCCTGGCATCTCCGCTTGCCCGAGATATCTCGGCTTATCACCTTCCCGATTATGGGCTACATCCTCGGCTACGTTTATCCGGGGCCGGAGAGCTACCGTTGGGCGTTTCTGCTCTTCGGCCTCTTCTCGGCCGTCACGGTAGCGTACATCTGGCGGTTCCTCCCTTCCGTTGGTCGGGAGGAGAGGATAACACCGGAGGGCTTCACCTTCAAGGCCGGCGAGTTCAAGCTTCTCCTCGCCTTCGAGGCCCTGCTGACGCTCGCTTGGTCTTTAGCTCCTGAAATCGTGCTGATTAACTACGTCGTCTTCGTGCTCCACAAGACCGTGTTCGAAGTGACGCTGATAGCCTGCGCGAGCAGTCTGGCTTCGATAATAGGAACCTACGCGAGCGAGAGGGTTCCGAAGGGGAAGGGATTCCAGGCGATAGGGGCTGGCATGCTGATTAACGCATTCTACGCGCTGGTGATGGCCCTCTCGCCACCCTTCTGGCTTGCCCTCCTCGTCTACGCGGTCGGCGACTTCGGGAGCACTTTCTGGTTCCCCTTCTACCGCTCCTGGATGTTCAAGTTGATTCCAAAGGAGAAGGCCAGCGAGTTTCACTCGGCGATATCGAGCTACCGGAAGCTCCTCGCCCTCTTTACGCCCTTCGTTGCGGGAGCGCTGGCAAGCCTTCACCCAACGCTGCCCTACGCTGTGAGCTTCGGGCTGTTCCTTTTGGCGGGGGCGATGTTCTGGTGGCTGGCTAGGAAAGGTATTTATTCAAGAACCGCGAGTTAG
- a CDS encoding type II toxin-antitoxin system VapC family toxin, whose amino-acid sequence MRSSLVDSSVIIEVLKGNPVAKQVLQSIENNPKFTNPIIFSEVLFVFLKLVTGKSYLTLRGNPEEIGKHRDKLEKVYLYLRDNFSELPLTEEIEEKAFEFVLNYGLLPNDALILATAKFYDLTLVTLDSDFLDAAKSEGIEIVIGDSFGETERVVQKG is encoded by the coding sequence ATGAGGAGCTCTTTGGTTGATTCGTCGGTTATTATTGAGGTCTTAAAGGGCAATCCCGTTGCCAAGCAAGTGCTCCAGTCCATTGAAAACAACCCAAAGTTTACAAATCCAATAATTTTCAGCGAAGTCCTGTTTGTTTTTCTAAAACTCGTTACTGGCAAGAGCTACCTTACGCTAAGGGGCAATCCTGAGGAGATTGGAAAACACAGGGATAAGCTTGAGAAGGTATATCTCTACCTCAGGGACAATTTCTCGGAGCTTCCCCTCACTGAGGAGATAGAAGAAAAGGCCTTTGAGTTCGTTCTGAATTACGGCTTGCTCCCCAATGATGCCCTAATCCTTGCCACTGCGAAATTCTATGACCTAACTCTGGTTACCCTCGATTCCGACTTCCTCGATGCCGCCAAGAGTGAGGGAATAGAAATTGTCATAGGTGATTCGTTCGGCGAAACTGAACGGGTTGTTCAAAAAGGTTGA